A single genomic interval of Croceibacter atlanticus HTCC2559 harbors:
- the cdaA gene encoding diadenylate cyclase CdaA, with product MDFNFLELRILDIVDILLVAVLLYYIYKLVKGTVAINIFIGIVIIYLVWKLTQFLEMEMLSNVLGQFIGVGIFGLIVVFQQEIRKFLLMIGSTNFGAKRNLIRQFKFMRRSKETETDIDAIVDACDNMGKSKTGALIIIQRSTNLEFVKNTGDEMNIEVNKPIIESIFYKNSTLHDGALIIEGNLITATRAILPVSNDRKIPLRFGLRHRAAVGITEKTDAIALVVSEESGQISYLKDGDFAMFEDLKDLKLKLKEDLS from the coding sequence ATGGATTTCAATTTTTTAGAGCTTCGTATATTAGACATTGTAGATATTCTACTGGTTGCTGTCCTACTCTACTATATTTATAAATTAGTAAAGGGTACTGTTGCCATTAATATCTTTATTGGTATCGTAATTATCTACTTGGTGTGGAAACTTACGCAATTTCTAGAAATGGAAATGCTTAGTAATGTACTAGGTCAATTTATAGGCGTAGGTATTTTTGGTCTCATCGTGGTATTTCAGCAAGAGATTAGGAAGTTTTTATTAATGATAGGCTCAACAAATTTTGGCGCAAAACGAAATTTAATTCGGCAGTTTAAATTTATGAGACGCTCTAAGGAAACAGAGACAGATATCGATGCCATTGTAGATGCTTGCGATAATATGGGTAAGAGCAAGACTGGAGCTTTAATTATTATACAACGAAGCACCAACTTGGAGTTTGTAAAGAATACTGGTGATGAAATGAATATTGAGGTTAACAAACCTATTATTGAATCTATCTTTTACAAAAACAGCACACTACATGACGGTGCGTTAATAATTGAAGGCAATCTTATTACTGCTACAAGAGCTATTTTACCAGTTAGTAACGACAGGAAAATTCCTTTAAGGTTTGGCTTACGTCATCGTGCAGCTGTAGGAATCACAGAAAAAACTGATGCTATTGCTTTAGTTGTAAGTGAAGAAAGCGGCCAAATATCTTATCTTAAAGACGGCGATTTTGCAATGTTTGAAGATTTAAAAGATCTTAAATTAAAGCTTAAAGAAGATCTTTCTTAA
- the folP gene encoding dihydropteroate synthase, whose product MAFSNTSSLTINCNGSLIDLKSPKVMGILNVTPDSFYDGGTYSKLSDVLKHVEHMLTNGATFIDVGAYSSRPNADDVSETEELERSVPVIEAISKTFPEALISIDTFRSSIAKACVNAGASLVNDISAGQLDKEMMPTVATLQVPYIMMHMKGTPQTMTSNTNYDNLTKDILFYFSEKISEANTLGINDIILDVGFGFSKTREQNFELLDHLDSFNITGLPMLVGLSRKSTIYKTLNTTASKALNGTTAMHAWALQQGSNILRVHDVKEAMEVITLYNALKSN is encoded by the coding sequence ATGGCATTTAGCAACACCTCATCTTTAACTATAAATTGCAACGGTTCTTTAATAGATTTAAAGTCACCTAAAGTGATGGGAATTTTAAATGTGACACCAGATTCTTTTTACGATGGCGGTACCTATTCAAAACTATCTGATGTTTTAAAACATGTTGAACATATGCTTACAAATGGCGCAACATTTATTGATGTTGGTGCTTACAGCAGTAGACCAAACGCAGATGATGTTTCTGAAACGGAAGAACTAGAGCGAAGTGTCCCAGTAATCGAAGCTATTAGTAAAACATTTCCTGAAGCTCTTATATCTATAGATACTTTTAGAAGCTCTATAGCAAAAGCTTGTGTAAACGCTGGCGCCAGTCTCGTAAATGATATTTCTGCAGGACAATTAGACAAAGAGATGATGCCAACAGTTGCTACATTGCAAGTTCCTTATATTATGATGCATATGAAAGGTACTCCGCAAACAATGACAAGTAACACTAATTATGACAATCTTACTAAAGATATTCTTTTCTATTTTTCTGAAAAAATTTCTGAAGCAAACACTTTAGGAATAAATGATATCATCTTAGATGTAGGTTTTGGCTTCTCTAAAACACGTGAACAAAATTTTGAGCTTTTAGACCATCTAGATAGTTTTAATATTACTGGATTGCCAATGTTAGTAGGGCTTTCAAGAAAATCTACTATTTACAAAACCTTAAACACTACAGCATCAAAAGCTTTAAATGGCACTACAGCTATGCACGCTTGGGCATTACAACAAGGCAGTAATATCTTACGTGTTCATGATGTTAAAGAAGCTATGGAAGTGATAACACTTTATAATGCGCTTAAAAGCAATTAA